DNA sequence from the Xenopus tropicalis strain Nigerian chromosome 4, UCB_Xtro_10.0, whole genome shotgun sequence genome:
ACACCTACTCAGTTATATAGTGCTAACAGATGAAAGGTGAATTTTGGCGATCCTTTGTGCTCTTGCACGTGGGGCAATGGTAAATAATAATGGCATCTGTATATACTTGGTTCTGTGTGTTTCAAATGTTGTTATAAGAAGGTGCTTTTTATGAACACTATTACACTTCTCTTCCCCCTCTTTAGCAATAGATTATATGTTATCCTGTGTTGGAGGACCCACATTTGTGCTTTGGGCCGAGTACTCTTGAAATGTATATTCTGATTAGGGTTGTCATCTATTCTGGAAAAAACACCAGCCTTCCTATACTTCTATCTCACTTGCCTATTTATAATATTGCCATCAAGCATAgctccctaagggctctggcacacggggagatcagtcgcccgcggcaaaactccctgttcgcgggcgactaatctccccgagttgcctacccctgccatcccgccggcgaacatgtaagtcgccggcgggatggcagacgcagctgcgcgatttcgcgcaaatcgccgaaaaagactcgcaaggctttttcggcgatttcctgaaatcgccccgccgcatctgccatcccgccggcaacttacatgttcgccggtgggatggcaggggtaggcaactcggggagattagtcgcccgcaaacagggagttttgccgcgggcgactaatctccccatgtgccagagccctaaaagttccCGAGTGGGTTATTATGCTATTGCAGACCGGCCTTGGGgcacatacattttaaaaatcctgTGTATTTCTGGTTGCCTTATAACTTCTCTCTCATATTCACAGTAACCCTTGGTCATTGAATCTCTGTGTAGAAGTCCTAGGCATCACATTGTTTACAAATGCAGGAAGATAAGGGCTCTGGTCATTTATTCACAAATAgagataagcaaaataaactaaaGTATATCAAGAAAGAGATCAGTGACCAAAATAGTAAATATTTCTGTAAAATCAAAGCTAGTAAATGGGCTGTCTATGCATCAGAgactatgggtgaagacacacagagctacttagtagcagctacttgtcagggctactaaaagccagaaaatcccctgccatagacaatacagagaattgcctctgctaaaacataggtagggacaattatcagtaaacgatcagcattgtctattttagtagccgtgataagtagctgctactagtagctctgtgtgtcttgacccttaggggcagatttctgagtttgaatttgagtttttataCCACGATTCAAGGTTTGTTTTGAGCtgaaactcacaaattcaaattagaatttccaaaactcaaatttttaaaatgtattaggtgcaaaaaaaccccaaatgtaaaaattcagcttctaaaagctggcgagttcatgtagaagtcaatgggagttgccctaggcaaaatgtaagcaatttttttcaatttgcagttttcagaattttttttgaaAGTTTCAATTTACAACAACATACAAAATGTGATTTCACATTTATGGGtttctttttcacatttttaatcgATCAAGTTTAATAAAGAAGTGCACAATCGAGTTTGGGAAGTTATAAAGTTTtcaaacattttcataaatatgcctccCTGCCTCTTTTTGCAGGAGGGAAGTGATGAAATACGACCCTTTGTGATATgaactcattcagttgggcttctGTAGTTTCAGAGCTATACCTGATTCTTCAGACTAAAATGAAACCATGATAATCTGTCTCTGACTCACAGAACCaatctatccccccccccccataagtgaTGGATTCTAGGACTTGAAGGCCCCCTAATTTCCATGGTGGgtagtgcacagattctctggaaagcagagggaattCAAGTCCCAGAATGCCAACCTAAGGGGGTAGGGGTGGTGAAATGGTCCCTGCGAGCAGAGGTAGACACTAGACTAGACCAGACTTTCCTTGCAATCTGAGCAATTATGTCCCTCTGTGTAAAGTGGAATTTCTGCACCTTTTTGAAATACACCAAAATGAATGACCTCATGTCAAATATGGGGGTAATTTATCCCTTATAGAGGTGGTTCACCAagtggccttcattttttttttatatagttttttgccATCTGCTTCTGACTTTTTCTAACTACGTCACTTCCCCATCAGCCAAAAATCAAATGCTTTGTGCAGCTTCCATTTTATTGCTATTGCAACTTTTTATCACTGATCTTGATATttaggccatctcctattcatatttcaggctctcattcaaatcagtgtctggttgctagggtattttgTACTCCAGCAACtggatagctgcagaaattctgaactggaaagctgctgactGACATGCTAAGAATCTTAGCTGTGGCTTTAGGGCTTGGCACAAGTTTTATGCCACTTTGCCATTCAAGGTGCATTTGATTCTACAACCTAATGCAACTTCATAAAAAAACTGCTGggaatgtaaattatattttatttgactaTACTTACCAAGATACAGTCGTACTGGCTCGAGAATCCCCATGAGAAACAGGAGGCAGAGATCCAGAGCTAGGTTGCTGCCTGGATAACTAAATACTTGGCCTACAATTAGGAGCAACATAGTGAAATATTAGGAGCACATTCAGATTTTCATACAGTGATGTACATTATAGGACTATAAAAACAGATATGGTCACTGGTGTTAAAGCAATACCTGGTTTGCTAATATTATCAGTATCCAATTACATGAATACACTTGTCTACTAAACTTCAGCTTTCTCCCAACGGGCTATAAATATGTTCTCGGAGGTGGGGTTGATTTTTTAAAACCGATTAGAAAGAGTTTTAATCCTAAAATGAAGTAGAACTTTATGTAGACTAGTGGCTATAAATGGGCAGCTGAAGGCAGAGCAACTAAGGCCAAAGTACATTTACATTGCAAttgtaaaggcaaaaaaaaatgtaaatccatTAGTCACTTTGTGTAACATGGGATAGAGGGTACATATATTAGGCCCTCCCATAAGCCCTGTGTACTTACTTTTATATATGATCATAAGCAGGGTAgctaagaaataaaaaacataatatataatatttaaatacagCAGCATCTGTAGAGGAACAGACGATAACTGACGAAAAAACATTAAGGAAATAAATAGCAACATTCCCATAATCAACACGTCTGGCTTCTTTGTACCCTCATACACACATAGAGCTAAAGCAATAGTGGCAGCAATATAAACCTGTACTACAGAGAAATGTTACACTCAGTGCTACACAAGGTGCTTTGATTTACATGGTGATCATATAGGCATTTGACACAGTACCAAAGCAGAAGAACAGTGATTaatgaagtagggatgcacctacttgtttagaggggttgaacttgatggacttaggtctttttccaacccaacttaactaGGTAACTATGTAAAAATCATACTGGGAACCAACAGGCAGGCCCCTAGGAACTACTGATTTAAACAGAACGTACCACAAGAAGCCTACGTTCCATGATCATCAGTGGCCAATGTGACAGGGCAGCTATTGCAGTGAATTTCACATTAGCTACTTATGGCAGGTctcattccagataagggaaagtAACCTCTCGAGCTATCTCACACAGGCGGAGTAGCATCAATAAGCCCATGTTTGTATGCGAGAACTGCCTGCCAAGGGCCAGAACAGGTTCTATTGAAAGATCCTCATTTTTGGCATGGAGAATGGTTTCAGCTTTTTTTATGGCACTTGTTTGGGCAAGTACAAATGGCAGCAGGCATACTGCTGAAAATCATATAATTTGCCTTTGCTTTGTACTATAAAATGTAACCCACAGATTAGCAGTGGGGCTGCTTTACTAAGACATAGGTCCACCAGTCCAGATACCATCAGCAACCTATCAGgtacttttattttctaatttgtactagaccagggccgctgctggccaaatgggtgccctaagcagaaatttacttttgtgccccctcccccaaatattacggaagtaaaaataaaataataaaaaaaaacacctactataggggccccacacacagtgcccccaattgccccatagacaatgcccccatagtaagtgcccccaatagcccccatagattgattgaactatccgggacagcaggatgcactataaaaaccggcgggaccgtgttggggggtatgtatggttttttttggagcagctgggatggtgcccccctgggagttggtgccctatgcagactgagtactctgcttatagggagcagcggccctgtaCTAGACTGATCAAAACAATAATTGCTTGCTATTTAGTGCAATCATAGCACCTACATTAGTAAACCAGCACCACTTTATTTCTTTGTGACACTTTACATTCAAGGGACCAGCAGCACCAGGAAATCATTAGCACTTACTTCAAAGTTCACTTGGTATGCCACCAACTGTTACATATGTGACATTTCTAATTGCCTGTAGTTTTTATAGCAGGGCTATTGGGAGCAGTTCATAAATATGTTATATCTAAGGCTAAGCCTGAAATAACCAGACTGGGTGGGGCATTGTTTATACATTAGACAAAAAGGTTGCTGAATGCAGCAGAATTGCTAACAATGTGGTCATTGCCTGACAGTCTCTATAAGCCCACAGTGTGACCCGATAGCTGGCTTCTGAGTGTGGCTAGCCAGACTGGGCAGAAATTGGTTAGTGTGGTGGTAGAGCTAAATAAGTGGATCTCCAattgcatggccagctttattcttttGATTGCAGGTTTATGACATTACTGTTCCATGCCAATGCTCTCTAAACCAATATTTAAAGGATACAACCACAGAACTCTTTCCTGTAAAACAAGAAAAACAGAATATTTCAGTCAATATTGCACACAAATCAAATCcatttacacttaggggcacatttactaatcgacgaacgtccaaaaagcgtccaaatgcgtttttttcgtaatgatcggtattttgcgattttttcataaattgtcgtgactttttcgtagccgttacgacttgcgcgaatttttcgtagccatcgcgccgagtacgaaagttttggattcattcaagcttcagtatcgtgactttccttggcccaggttggagctgcagagtgccattgagccctatgggagactttccttgggccaggttggagctgcagagtgccgttgagtcctatgggagactttccttgggccgggttggagctgcagagtgccattgagccctatgggagactttccttgggccgggttggagctgcagagtgccattgagtcctatgggagactttccttgggccgggttggagctgcagagtgccattgagccctatgggagactttccttgggccaggttggagctgcagagtgccattgagccctatgggagactttccttgggccaggttggagctgcagagtgccattgagccctatgggagactttccttgggccaggttggagctgcagagtgccattgagccctatgtgaggcttccaaaatcatgcaaagtctgaaagttttgcccgtcgtttacgagcgctcaatacgaaaaagtcgcgacaatatacgagcaaatcgtaacgcctacgaaaaagttgcgacaattcgtgcaagtcgtaacggctacgaaaaattcgcaacaatttatgaaaaagtcgtaacggcgacgaaaaaaatcacaaaaaatacaaaaaagttgcaaaatgttcgtttccaatccgaatttttcccattcggatttgtggattagtaaatcagccccatagagttgtAATAATCATTTAAAGCTGCCTGCGCTCTGCTCTATTAGATGCACAGTGACAGGCAGATCGCGTTCAAGCTATTTAGTGCGCACACTGGGCAAAAGCTGGCCGAATCAGTGTGTtctctgccaatggcaaaacacagtaTTAAACAATTACATATTTTCTAGTGGTATGCAGACTGACCAACCCTCACCTGACCCTACAATGCCATCTCCCAGCCCCCatccaaaaaatgtgttttgccaGCCCTGGGCCAGCCTGCACATCATTAAAAGCGTAATTTACCTCTAAATTAACTAACCAGCTCAGTATTTCAGCAgcatgtctggttgctagggtattatttaccctagcaaccaggcagtggtttgaacacgaaactgaaatatgaatagggcaGAACCTGCttagagagataagtaataacaagtacaggtatgggacccgttatccagaatgctcgggacctggggttttccagataaggggtcttaccgtaattcagctctcctaccttaagtctgctataaaaattatttaaacagtaattaaacccaatagtattgttttggctccaataaggattaattatatcttagttgggatcaagtacaaggtacaggtatgggatccgttatccggaaacccgttatccagaaagctctgaattatggaaagcctgtctcccataggctccattttaatcaaataattcagatttttcaaactgattttctttttctctgtaataacaaaacagtaccttgtatttgatcccaactaagatataatggatccatactggaggcaaaacaatcacattgtttttaattaatgttttattgatattttagtagacttaaggtaaggagatccaaattacagaaagaccccttatccggaatactgttggtcctgagcattctggataacggtttctatagctgtactgttttattattacaaagaaaaaggaaatcatttttaaaaatgttaatttggttaaaatggagtctatgggagatgacctttctgtaattcggaactttctggataatgggtttccggataaggggtccgatacctgtaccaataacTATAAATCTGCAGCCTCAAAGAGCTATCTTTTTTGACTggtgaggaaggcaaataattaaaaagctataaagaataaataatggaaaccaattgcaaatttgctaggaataTTTAACTTAAAGTGTTAGCCCAAATAATTGCTCACTATCCCCTAGATTGTTAGGTACATATATTGCGCAGTGCTAGGGGTGTCAAAGGAAACCCGTTTTTGCTTTGGGGCCCACACAAGGACAATATTGGTGCTAAATTTTCATGAGAGATTTCCCAAGGCTCAGCAAAGATAAGCCCTCGGCTGTGCGCAGTATTTTTAGCGCAAAGGCAGCCCTGCACCGATTGATCAAGGCATATTCCAGGTCGTTAAAACCCCAAAAGGTACCGAAGGAAGAGTTTTTTTAGGAAAAAGTATATGGTAACCATGACAACACCTAAGCCACTCACCTCTTCCAACTAGCGCCATTTCGTTGCTACCTCGGATATTATCGGCATTTTCCGTTTCCCCACAAAACACGCCTTTTTATAAGGTCCGCCATTTTTGTTTTGGGCAAGTAGGACTATTGCCCTTcacttccttctttctttcttaacTTGTAACGATAAGAACACACTTTACATTGTGAGATACTTACGCGAGATTCTCTACAGGCAAACTAAGAGAATTTTAGAATGCAGACTACATTCGTCTATGTTATTACCCAATCAGCGACGGCCATTAAAGGGCATGCGCATTGACCACTCTTTGCTCCGGCAGCGCCATTATTTAGCTTGAGGTATGTTCGGCTGCAGTCGGCCATTTCCGTGAATCGGAAGAAAGCGTAAAGACCGGAGGCTCGCCGGAACCGTTCGTCGATTTCCGGAAGGCGTCGGGCGAGTTCGCGTTTCAGCTCCGACAGATTGTCCCGAAAGGTTGTTCGGGTTTTTCCGGGAACGCGTCGGTTTTTTTCGGAAAATCCGATGGATGAAACTCAAGCTGCCAGACTTGGCTTGTCAGAAGCGGCTGCAGCTGTAGCTGCGGTGGCAGCTGCTGTTAGGGAAAGCCCGGAGGTAACCTCAGTGACTGTAATGACAGGCCCTGAAGCAAGAAACGCAACAGGAAACGGGTATGCTGGTAAGCAAAGTTGCTGTTCCTAAATTGGCCACTAGGTGACACAATAGTTTTACTGGTTGTACAACTTAGATTCTTGTCTGTCCGCTCTAGCTTTGTAATGGCATTGATATCCCACCAAATATTTTAAAGTTTCTCCCATTGCAAATTGAGACAGAAACCTTTCAGTCATCAGATGGCAATATGGTGTCGCCTTTAGTATATATATAACTATCCATTCTATCTGATAAATTGAAGCATGGGCTCAGTTGCTTTATTGAGGCGCCTTTGTATTGCCGCTAGGTGGTGCTGCTGCGTTCTTGTAAATTGTCTGTTCATGTAAGCTTCAGGCTCTCATACATTATGGGGAAATTACTACATTTGTTAAAAGTTGAGGTTTTACTTGCAAGTTTATAATATAATAGCTATCTGCCATCCCCACATCACTGGAGCCCCCCCATGCTGGGCATGCTAAGGTGATAACAATGCAGCAAGTGGTAACTCTGGTACCTTCCACACAATACACTGAAAATGAAGAACATAGTCCCACTTGCATGAGAGTAGAATTTACTAGAGTTTATTGATAGTACTTTAACATGACACCTGGAGGTGTGTGACCCAATCCCTTCCTTAGGTGGTCATGTTatggttaccagatcacttgaaaattcagggacacgtctaataaatacatgttgcaggggaGCATTTAAATTACACTGCAgtttcagccctgctagctggattttctagacatgtccctgaattttcatgTGCTGTATAGGCTGGCATCTTCATgtttagggttaccagatcacttgaaaattcagggacatggcTTTagaatccagctagcagggcagTTTACTTCTATTTCAATTAGTGCTGCCCtgcaatgtgtatttataaattaATGCCCTTAAATTTATATGTGATCTGGTCGCCCTACTTGTGTTATTATGGGTCTCCTGGCCAACTGAATGTTGCTGATTGTTCAAGGACTGTGTTTGAGTAAAGGAGAGAGGTAAGTACATGGAGCTGTATTCAAGGTACCTGTGGCAAGTTACACAATGCCAAGGCCACTCGTggcccatttttgcactttgctcacagtTCTGCAATGTCCCTGACCCCCAATGTCATTGGTCTCATTCTCCAGGAATTGCAAACTAATGTTTGATTTGTACCACTAGAGGTCACTGTTTCCAGCGTTGGAGCCCCGGGAGAAAATGTATTCACCACTTCAGTGGCCAGTGCTACCTCCCTCTCTGATCACGTCCTTGTAAGTATCCTGTGTAGTAGAACAGTGGGTTACAGGTCAGACTGGCCTAGCAGATTAACAAGGGATTTTATGGTGGGCTGAGGCACCTAAGACCATCCTTATTTCCACTATAAATAACGTGCATCATTTGGCACCATctatatttaatatagactgtcaGGTTCGATAATGGGCGTTAGGAGACTGACAATTGTATAATGTGCTGCCCATACCATCGCTATAGAGGGGAACCTTCATGTGAATAATATATTAATGGGTCTTTATACACTTGCATTTTCCTACCAAATGTGTGCAGGGAAGTAACTATGCTGGCATAGAGTTATGATTATCTGAATATCTGAGATGTCCATTTTCAGCCCTATCTGGCTAATCACGACCAAAATGATGCCATGCCACGCCCCCTTGTCCCTATTTATAAGGGGAATATAACTCAATTGGAGAGCTAAGGGAGCTGATAAGATAGTTTGTTGACAGCGGTCAGGAAAAGGTTAATTGGTCCTTAAGAAACAAAGTACAAGaatgatgctttttttttctcttcatgaAGACGGACCGAGCAGCGCTGCAGATAGGAGACAGCCTGAGCACAGAGAAAGCCACATTAATCGTGGTTCACACTGATGGCAGTATTGTGGAGACACAGGACCTCAAAGTCCCTTCTGCTCCAATGACCCCAGGTACATAGTGActgatggaagaaaaaaaatataaattgaaaaGGGTGCagctggtctagtaacccatgccAACCAGTCATCACTGGCTAAACATCATTCATTTATTTCAGCCCTGTCCTAATGATCATGGTTGTGGATCCActgaaaggataagtaaacctttaaaataagtgaatgtaataCTAATGAGTgcattctaagcacttttgcaatctacattcattatttatttttttaattacaagatATTAAGGGATACATGTACTAGTGATGTGTGGACCGTCCCGATACCTCCAGGACCCACGGGTTAACCAGCAGGTCGGGTGGGTTCGGGCCGACCTTGCCGCATCAACTGCGGGTTGGGGGCGGGTTCGGATTGAAGGCTTCCTCTTccagctctctaatttataggcgtGCGCCCAgcaagccccacccccttttgagACATCATTGCGGGGCAGGCACGGGTCTATTAATAGAGGGAGGAATCCGTGTCatgtagggttcgggttgggagcaTGTGGTTTAGGGTTGGGTGTGTGTCGAGTATTTCTCAACCCACACATCATTAATGTACTgtaaatatgaattaattttgttATAATAGCGCCACATGCTGGTCATTTTCCAACCATGAAGTAGTTGAGAAAGTTGTCAGAAGACTGTCCTGTCCTTGTCAGGACCGCCtgttgttcttctggttaggaaaattTGAGAAACCTCTAATAACTTTTCTCAGGTATTTCCTAGCCAGAAAAACATCAGATCAGCTCTCTTTCTTTCTACTGGCCATTCATTCATAGTTGGAAacagaccagcaggtggcgctgttgtaacaaaattcattcatattaacaacatatatttcttaatatcttggaattaaaaaaattacaataaagaATGCATATTGCAAAAGTACTTAGAATAGCACTgtcatcaacttattttaaaggtttacttattcttgaAGAAATTTAAAATATGGGTTCTAGActatttttactctgtaaacCCTTGTTAAATTTTTGTAAGATCTCTGTTTGTTATAAATCAATGCTCTGCATAATTTGCtgtctctgtataaataaaagaagATGATGGTTATGAATTACtattttaatctctgtatatagCCACTCAGAGCAGTTTGCCACAGGCTTTTGTCACTGGCTATTGTGTTTTAGGATCAGAAGGTTCCACTACCCCCCTATCACCAGGGCCGGAGAAAGATGGCACTAAATACAGCTGGGACTCTTCTGTGTATGATAATGAGCTACCAGTGCGGTGCCGGAATATCAGTGGCATCTTGTACAAGAACCGCCTGGGATCTGGTAAGATAATCTCCCTTCTTCCCTTGTGTGTCCAACAGTCTAGAGGTGACCCTCAGTATGGCATTGCTATATATGTAGGGGTAACCTTATGATTCTGTCCCTTTGTGTTCTGCAGGAGGGCGGGGACGCTGCGTGAAACACTTAGATGGTTGGTACACCCCCACCGAGATTGAAGCTATGGCTGGCCGGGCCAGCAGTAAGGACTGGAAGAGAAGCATTCGCTATGCTGGCAGGCCTTTGCAGTGCCTCATACAGGTAATAGTGGGTACTGCATGTATGTCTCTGTTACTATAAGACCAAATATATTGCTGGTATTGTATTGTGTGAATTCTCAACTCTGTACTTTTACAGATTCAGATAGACTCCTAACTCCATAGTTTATCTTCCTAGTATCTTCCTCCTGCTCTTGGACACATTCACTAACAAAGGTCCACGCATGGGAGTTAATATAACCATTCCATGAATTATGTAAATTATTTCTAGGGCTCTAACAGAAGCTATTGCAAGAATGAAGGTATTTGTGCTGACTTGTTCCAATAGCCTTACTTGTGTTCACAGGATGGACTGCTCACCCCTCACGCTGCTTCGTGCACATGTGCGGCTTGCTGTGATGATCTCAGCTTGGTGAGTGCCACTAATGCTACATTTTGAACAGGAGAAGCTAAGCTAGCTGCCGACAGTGTGTCCTAAATCAGCTAATTTCATTAATTTGATCAACTGATGGCCCAGTTTACATACCTGGGTTAGTCCACAATCAAATGGACTTGCACTAGTGCACATGTGTGTGTGGCCAATTGACACTAATATCATATGTGACCATTGTTTAGATGTTCAGGATACTGGTCTGTGTGTAGCCAGCACATATTCTCACAACTTAGTTAGGACGATTGCTCCAAGTGACTGTGAGTTGTTATTTAATGTAGTCttttctaagggctgtggcacataactcctttttttttaaaaaaatatttttttacaaagtcTTTTACagaagagaattttttttatttcacatgttAAAAATCCTCTGCACAAGCAACAAAGGTCTGAGCTATTGAATTGAAAAACTAGTAAACACCTGAATGTGCAAGAACAGGAACAGTGGCTGTTGTTTAAAGATATGTAAACCCTGAAACCAACATAAtagaaaattgcaaaagtgcttagaagagcaaTCTATATgaattattgttttcttttgtttccaaGATATAGACAATTTGAACCGCTAATACAGTATATTGGATTTTGTAGCAACAGTGGAAATGAGGGAAAAAAGGTGATGTGATGTTGATCTACTTAGAAAACAGTTAGAAGAGTCATCTGGTGTTTCTCTAGTCTGTGCAAAGGTGCATAAGATgtgcaaacaccttattggttgttatgggttactgcacctaggtaAACGTAGtgcatttattaaatatggggtttTGTGTAAAATGTATACCCAATACAGGGCAACATAGGTTTTACACAACTTGGCAAAGTAGGCAACAGCACTTTGtttcatgcaaaataaaaaacattgttAGATTTAGGTTTTGTATCTTTGTCACCAGACATTGTAAAGTACTGCTTAATGCTTGTGCAATTATGGATGCGTTGCAATTTGAACTGGGCTTTGGCTTTTCCTATCCAATAGAGTGGTCCTGTGAGGCTGTTCGTCCCTTACAAGCGCCGAAAGAAAGAAGGCGAACTGCCAGCTGTTCCTTCCAAAAAAGACCCGACTAAAAACATCACGCTCCTGCCTGGCACAGCCTCGGCTACCTGTAAGTATCAAGGGGCCAAGGAATGGGCTGAGTTCATTGGGGCCCAGTGCCCTGTAGTTGATAAGACAAAATTAGGATTGTCATAGGAGGGAGGCTACTCTTTGGGCTGGATTTATCTTTTATGTAAGCGTTATGCCTGATTTAATGTAAAACCCTGGCCTTTTCCACTTACCCCCACTGGCACATAGATCACATGCCCCAGGTCTTACTGGTATATTGTAGGCAGAATCACCTATACAAACACACCCACACACTCACAAACATTTTGAAGTACCTGTGTAAAGTACTGCTGCCCTATGCTAAAGCTTTTATCAACTTTTTACTAATCTGGATTGTGTGATTCACTGTGACAATTATGAATTGCTATTATGGCCTACACAATGGCACAGAGGTTAGCATTCTGCCTCCTAGCACTGAGTTCTTGGGCTAAGATTCTGACCAGAGCACTGTAGAGGTTGTGTGTTCTGCCCATGTGTGAATGCCTTTTCTGAAGGTgcaggaaagagatcagaagcctcatatgCCTTTATGCTCCTTCCTTAGCAGAGTAACATCAaaacacttctctgttttccttagTAGTAATATATCTCTTTAAatatacagttacaggaactggtCAGCAGGTGGCGATGTTATATAATATTCATTATATCTGCAAAAGACCTTAACTATCTCTGAAACAGAAGAAACAATTTCAAGTAGATTGCAAAAGTACTTAGAAAAGCCTTCAgcaattttactttcattttttattgtttacttaTCCTACTTATAAGGCATTATGACTGACAATCCAGCCTAGACAGTAGGTTTATAACAGTACAGTGTATGTGCCTGCTG
Encoded proteins:
- the deaf1 gene encoding deformed epidermal autoregulatory factor 1 homolog isoform X3, with the protein product MGEVTVSSVGAPGENVFTTSVASATSLSDHVLTDRAALQIGDSLSTEKATLIVVHTDGSIVETQDLKVPSAPMTPGSEGSTTPLSPGPEKDGTKYSWDSSVYDNELPVRCRNISGILYKNRLGSGGRGRCVKHLDGWYTPTEIEAMAGRASSKDWKRSIRYAGRPLQCLIQDGLLTPHAASCTCAACCDDLSLSGPVRLFVPYKRRKKEGELPAVPSKKDPTKNITLLPGTASATFTVSPSGQITATDSLAFERAATAEASAILSDSPPQGDVYTGPTVLTSLPALALAPSTPTKETSPGGVNGLEVSDQQRPWLYLEEMVNSLINTAQQLKSFIDQAKSEAATDRKEFTGHLFQPADEIDGKQEILLRQSCVNCGREALNECTGCHKVNYCSIFCQRKDWKDHQHLCGQASTLSVHAEEVHVTEKDPV
- the deaf1 gene encoding deformed epidermal autoregulatory factor 1 homolog isoform X1, translating into MDETQAARLGLSEAAAAVAAVAAAVRESPEVTSVTVMTGPEARNATGNGYAEVTVSSVGAPGENVFTTSVASATSLSDHVLTDRAALQIGDSLSTEKATLIVVHTDGSIVETQDLKVPSAPMTPGSEGSTTPLSPGPEKDGTKYSWDSSVYDNELPVRCRNISGILYKNRLGSGGRGRCVKHLDGWYTPTEIEAMAGRASSKDWKRSIRYAGRPLQCLIQDGLLTPHAASCTCAACCDDLSLSGPVRLFVPYKRRKKEGELPAVPSKKDPTKNITLLPGTASATFTVSPSGQITATDSLAFERAATAEASAILSDSPPQGDVYTGPTVLTSLPALALAPSTPTKETSPGGVNGLEVSDQQRPWLYLEEMVNSLINTAQQLKSFIDQAKSEAATDRKEFTGHLFQPADEIDGKQEILLRQSCVNCGREALNECTGCHKVNYCSIFCQRKDWKDHQHLCGQASTLSVHAEEVHVTEKDPV
- the tmem80 gene encoding transmembrane protein 80, encoding MALVGRGKSSVVLSSVPLQMLLYLNIIYYVFYFLATLLMIIYKSQVFSYPGSNLALDLCLLFLMGILEPVRLYLGTQGNLAEEEIPLGSSLLVTVGNIFLAIYFLVWQTYILRADLIINIILLVIYGLEVILEVLTVAAFFRY
- the deaf1 gene encoding deformed epidermal autoregulatory factor 1 homolog isoform X2, yielding MDETQAARLGLSEAAAAVAAVAAAVRESPEVTSVTVMTGPEARNATGNGYAEVTVSSVGAPGENVFTTSVASATSLSDHVLTDRAALQIGDSLSTEKATLIVVHTDGSIVETQDLKVPSAPMTPGSEGSTTPLSPGPEKDGTKYSWDSSVYDNELPVRCRNISGILYKNRLGSGGRGRCVKHLDGWYTPTEIEAMAGRASSKDWKRSIRYAGRPLQCLIQDGLLTPHAASCTCAACCDDLSLSGPVRLFVPYKRRKKEGELPAVPSKKDPTKNITLLPGTASATFTVSPSGQITATDSLAFERAATAEASAILSDSPPQGDVYTGPTVLTSLPALALAPSTPTKETSPGGVNGLEVSDQQRPWLYLEEMVNSLINTAQQLKSFIDQAKSEAATDRKEFTGHLFQPADEIDGKQEILLRDWKDHQHLCGQASTLSVHAEEVHVTEKDPV